TTTTATGAAGCAAAGATAGACAGTATGGGTGGTAAATTGAATCTGACTGCCAATATGATGCTTAACAATTCCAATGGAAAGAACTTCTCTAATACCCTTAGTCCTGAAACAGTCTACACGATGGCTAACCCTATCAGTAAATACAGAATCTATTCTGGGCAGGCTGATCTGGAAAAAACCTTTGGCAAAATCAAAACAGAATCGGGTATAAAGTATACGAAGATCAAAAATGATTCTGAATTTAATTTCTTTGATATTAAAAACGGACAATATAATCTTAACACGGATAGAACCAATATATTCCTGTATAATGAAGAAAACTATGCCGCTTACTTTTCCACCAATTTTAAAATTAATGACAAGTGGGATGCAAAAGCCGGACTTCGCTACGAATACACGACACTGGAAGGAGTTTCTATGAATGATGATACTTCTGCAAACATCAAGTATGGTAAGTTTTTCCCTACCGCCTATTTAAGTTATAAACCGAACGAAAACCATTCATTTTCATTGAATTATTCTCGTAGAATTTCACGTCCGTATTTTGGTAACCTGAATCCATTTAAATACTTCATCTCAAATTATGAGTATACTACCGGAAATCCTTATTTATTGCCATCGTTTTCCGATAATTTTGAACTTGGATATGTCTTAAATAACAACTTCAATGTCACTTTATACTACAATTATAATAAGGACAACTGGGACAGGATTCAAATGGTGGATGACAATTACAGATATACAGTTGCCAAGAATTTTTACAATGAAGATCAGGCAGGAATCAACATCAGTTACAACTACAACAAATTGAAATGGCTGGAGTCTAATGTTTTTGTAAATGGTTTTTATGCAAAATCAAAATCCTATGATCCTGCAATTACATCTACACCGGCTGGCTACAGTGCCAACATCAACATTGATAACAACTTCTTCCTTAATAAAGAAAAAACAGTAACCCTGATGCTTGGCCTATGGGGAAGTCTTCCTAACAGAAACGGAAACACCTATTATTATACCAATGCTTCATTATACACAGGAATGAAACTAAGTCTGATGGATAAAAAGCTTCTTGTGAATCTTTACCTTAATGATATTCTGAATACCAACCGTGAAAAAGGAATAGAATATTATCCAACCTACAATATAGATTATCAATACAAGGGAATTACAAGAAATATACACCTTTCTCTTACCTATAAATTCGGGAACAATAATGTGAAAGGTGCCACCAAGCAGGTCAAGTTTGAAGAATCCAACAGAGCAGGTGGAGGCAACAATTAATAATTCTATATAAAAAACAGGATAGAAACTATAACCCCGGCCGGCAGTTCCTTCATATAAGGTTCTGTCGGTTTTTTTATTACAAATTAAAAGTTCATTTCCCTAAACGTGAGATAACTTGATCTTAAAAATATAATATATCATCCCTCCTGTAAAATATGCCAATACATCAAAAATATCTCCTGTAAAAAGCTTCGATAGCCTTGGACAAAGGATTTCAAACAAAAAGGACAAATATACAACTGAAGTAAAAACAAATTTAAGATCAGGTTTCCACCGAAACCTCAGCAGAGAATTCATGATATATTCAATCAGATAACAATACATGGGAACAGTGATGAAATCTGTGAAATAATCATTAATGACAGGAAGATAAATGCTGTTCCGCCTTAGCTGGATGATGATAACCCAAACAGCCAGTGCTGATAAAAACCAATATGAAATTCTCTTTTTCATTACATGTGCAAGACTGCCATAATAAATCCGATGATAATCTGCAGAGCTTTTGCCATTATATCCTGTAGATCTGTTTCATTCTTTTTTTCGTTCTTTGGTGCTGCGTCGTAATCAAATTTTTGTTTTCCTTCCATTACAATACTATTTGATGTTACAAAGATATTAAATTAGAACAATTGTTCTAATTTTTGAAAATATGATTTAACACAGCTCTTATATTCTTATATTTGGATTATGAACACAAAAGAAAAAATACTGTCTAAAGCCTTGGAACTCTTTAATGAAAAGGGATACAATAATATCACCACGAGGCATATTGCGACAGAGCTTAGCATTAGCCCCGGAAATCTACATTATCATTTCAAGCATTCTGAAGACATTATCAAGATTCTTTTTGCCGAACTTACCCTGAAAATGGATGAGCTGCTGAATAGGATGAAAAAAATGGAGATCACAACATTGGAGGATCTTTATGCCTTCACCTTTTCCACCTGCGAAATTTTTTATTCCTATCGATTTATTTTCATCAATTTTGTAGATATTTTAAACAAAATTCCTGAGGTAAAATCTAGCTATGAACAGATTAATTTCAATAGAAAAGAAGAATTTCAAGTGATTTTTTCTGGTTTTCAGAAGAATAATATTTTCCAAAAAGATATTCCCAGCTTTATTGTAGATTGCCTTACGGAGCAGATCTTCATTATCGCAGACAATTGGCTTACCCACAACCGATTAATCTCAAAGCTTAGTAAAAAAGCAGCCATTCAGCATTATACACTTTTACAAATGAACCTCTTTTATCCTTTACTTAATAAGGACCAACAGAAACTTTATGAACAGCAATACATCAAATAACCCTAAGGTATCCATTAGAAACGGAAATAAAAACGATCTGAATGAAATACTTCTCCTTTTTCAGGAGACCATTGGAAATGTCTGCAAAAATGATTACACTCATGATCAGCTTGAGGCATGGAAATCCGGTGCAGAAAATAAGGAAAGATGGGAAAAAGTAATTGGTGATCAATTTATTTTAGTGGCAATATACAATCATCAAATTGTTGGTTTCTGTACCCTTGAGAAAGGAGATTATATCGATTTACTTTTTGTACACAAAGATTATCAACATAAGGGAATTGCTTCTCAGCTCTATCATCTGATCGAAAAGGAAGCAGTAAGACAAAATAAAAAATATCTGACAGCAGACGTCAGCAAAACAGCAAAATCTTTTTTTGAAAGAGTAGGTTTTGAGGTCATCAGAGAGCAAACAGTGAATGTAAAAGGGATTGATCTCACCAATTATAAAATGGAAAAGGAACTGATTTTATGATAAAAAACATATATGACCGTTCTGGTCAATTTGTGGCATAGAATTAGCTTCAGGAATGACAAGTAAAATTGTTTTGAACCTCTATTTTAAACCATTAAGATTAGTAGACGGTTAAGTTTTTTTATAAAAACAGATCTTGTTATAACCTATACAATGCATCTTAATGGTTTAAATATTGGATTTACAGGAAAACCTGTTATATTTACTATCTAATGAAACATTTAAACAGCATATTGCGTCTTCCTTTTTTCAGTGAGTATTACTCTCCGAGCTATCGTTCGGGAAGATCTTCTATATCTGTGATTCAATAATTACGATAATCTCAATCTATATAGAGCCCGGACAGTACCTGTCCGGGCTTTTTCATTTCAAAAATATTTCAAAATGATCAATACATTACAAGAAAACGTGGCTATTATCCTACCGGAAAACGGGTTGGAAGAAAAATTAAATCAGTCCCAAAGAGAAAACAGAAAATTATCTATCAAATTAGGCTTTGACCCTACTGCTCCCGATCTGCATTTGGGACATGCCGTTGTACTCAAAAAACTAAAGCAATTTCAGGATCTGGGACACCAGATTATTATTGTTGTGGGAAGTTTTACAGCCAGAATTGGTGATCCAACAGGAAAGAACAAGGCAAGAAAACCTTTAAGCACAGAAGATGTACAACACAATGCACAGACCTACATTAACCAACTTTCAAAGGTAATTGATGTTGAAAAAACAAAAATTGTATTCAATTCTGACTGGTTGGATGCTCTTTCTTTTTCCGAGGTGATCCAGCTGATGTCAAAGGTTACAGTGGCCCAACTGATGCACAGAAATGACTTTAACAAAAGGTTTACCGAGAATACACCTATTGCAATGCATGAACTGGTATACCCCATTCTTCAGGGGTTTGATTCTGTAAAAATTGAATGTGACATTGAAATGGGTGGTACGGATCAGCTTTTCAACTGTACGATGGGAAGACAGCTACAGGAGGTTCATCAGATGCCAGCCCAGATTGTGATGTGTATGCCATTGCTAAAAGGATTGGACGGAAAAGAAAAAATGAGTAAATCTCTGAATAATATCATCGGGTTAACAGATGAGCCTAATGAAATGTTTGGGAAAACGATGTCTATTCCGGATGCCTTGATTGAAGAATTCATTGATCTGGCAACAGATTTATCCGTTGAAGAAAAAGCAGGTTTAAAATCTAGAATAGATAATGGCGAAAATCCTATGAACATCAAGAAACTGATTGCAAAAAATATTATCCGTCAATACCATGATGAAACAGCAGGAGAAAATGCAGAAATGTTTTTCAATAATCAGTTTCAGAATAAGAATTTTGAGGAGAAAGCTTTTGAACCAATTTCCATAGATACTCTGCATCATGTTCAACATACAACAACCTTAGTGGAGCTTTGTCATCAATTAAAAAATGACCTCAGCAAATCTGCGGTAAGAAGACTTATCATAAGTGGCGGAGTTCAAATGAACAGTATAAAAATGACAGAACCTGATCAGGAAATTGAACTTTTAAAGGAAACTAAGATAAAAATTGGAAAAAGAAACTTTTTTGAACTGGTGTAAAGGAGAAACGGAATGTTGGAAGTCGTCAAGAATGATTAATTTAATGATACTTCCAGCATTTTTCCGCTTATAATCCGAGACTTTTTTATTTTCTGACTCAGCTTAAATCAATATCTTCGCTTCAGTAAATAGATCGTAATGACACAAGCCGATATTCTGAACCTGATTGATGATGAACTGCTTCTGGATAATATTAAAACCGAGCTGAATAAGCAGCACATTGTCTGGACAGATCATTCGGGTACAGAAAACTCTATAAACATTCATCAAACAGCCATTAACAATGATGGAGTTATTGCCTGGTGGCAGTATAATGAAGCCGGAAAAGAACAGGTTAGTGTCAGATTAGCGGAAAGGAAAGTTATTACCTGGAAGCCTCCTGTTACTACTTTAGAGCAGCCATCGTTTCGGGATGGGTCTTTATATTTTTATGAAAACTACCTGATCATTAAATACAAGGATAAGCATTATCAGAGATTATTCATTTTTAATATCAAGACTTTACAAACTGAAGAGATCATTCTCAATGCCCTTACCATTCAGATAAAAGTAATAGGCAATGAATTG
This genomic interval from Chryseobacterium joostei contains the following:
- a CDS encoding GNAT family N-acetyltransferase; the encoded protein is MNSNTSNNPKVSIRNGNKNDLNEILLLFQETIGNVCKNDYTHDQLEAWKSGAENKERWEKVIGDQFILVAIYNHQIVGFCTLEKGDYIDLLFVHKDYQHKGIASQLYHLIEKEAVRQNKKYLTADVSKTAKSFFERVGFEVIREQTVNVKGIDLTNYKMEKELIL
- the tyrS gene encoding tyrosine--tRNA ligase; its protein translation is MINTLQENVAIILPENGLEEKLNQSQRENRKLSIKLGFDPTAPDLHLGHAVVLKKLKQFQDLGHQIIIVVGSFTARIGDPTGKNKARKPLSTEDVQHNAQTYINQLSKVIDVEKTKIVFNSDWLDALSFSEVIQLMSKVTVAQLMHRNDFNKRFTENTPIAMHELVYPILQGFDSVKIECDIEMGGTDQLFNCTMGRQLQEVHQMPAQIVMCMPLLKGLDGKEKMSKSLNNIIGLTDEPNEMFGKTMSIPDALIEEFIDLATDLSVEEKAGLKSRIDNGENPMNIKKLIAKNIIRQYHDETAGENAEMFFNNQFQNKNFEEKAFEPISIDTLHHVQHTTTLVELCHQLKNDLSKSAVRRLIISGGVQMNSIKMTEPDQEIELLKETKIKIGKRNFFELV
- a CDS encoding TetR/AcrR family transcriptional regulator; protein product: MNTKEKILSKALELFNEKGYNNITTRHIATELSISPGNLHYHFKHSEDIIKILFAELTLKMDELLNRMKKMEITTLEDLYAFTFSTCEIFYSYRFIFINFVDILNKIPEVKSSYEQINFNRKEEFQVIFSGFQKNNIFQKDIPSFIVDCLTEQIFIIADNWLTHNRLISKLSKKAAIQHYTLLQMNLFYPLLNKDQQKLYEQQYIK
- a CDS encoding outer membrane beta-barrel family protein, translated to MNRRIILLISLISTSFIYAQSVEGTVTDKANKPASETEVLITKDNAKFSAITDEKGAFKIPLKENGNYLLEVIKDGVKTNSENITVKGNAKKDIQIKDEPVVQKVEGVTVTVKKKLFERKVDRLVFNVENSVASQGIDAIEALAKTPMVKTSDEAISIAGKSNVAVMINDRLLNLNGQELINYLKTLRSDDILKIEVITTPPAKYDAEGKSGLINIILKKNANLGWNGSLQTSGNYFWGKPTVSARSGATFNYQGEKLSLSTNLSVGDNYWQYNTYSNMVGITNNNFWNRDSDNLNNYKYKSGNIKAEYKINDKNVAGFNYNYSHSNPWERSENTSTRFNDKGLVNIVSNFSNRNSRDVHNATAFYEAKIDSMGGKLNLTANMMLNNSNGKNFSNTLSPETVYTMANPISKYRIYSGQADLEKTFGKIKTESGIKYTKIKNDSEFNFFDIKNGQYNLNTDRTNIFLYNEENYAAYFSTNFKINDKWDAKAGLRYEYTTLEGVSMNDDTSANIKYGKFFPTAYLSYKPNENHSFSLNYSRRISRPYFGNLNPFKYFISNYEYTTGNPYLLPSFSDNFELGYVLNNNFNVTLYYNYNKDNWDRIQMVDDNYRYTVAKNFYNEDQAGINISYNYNKLKWLESNVFVNGFYAKSKSYDPAITSTPAGYSANINIDNNFFLNKEKTVTLMLGLWGSLPNRNGNTYYYTNASLYTGMKLSLMDKKLLVNLYLNDILNTNREKGIEYYPTYNIDYQYKGITRNIHLSLTYKFGNNNVKGATKQVKFEESNRAGGGNN